From one Rosa rugosa chromosome 4, drRosRugo1.1, whole genome shotgun sequence genomic stretch:
- the LOC133744902 gene encoding late embryogenesis abundant protein At1g64065-like, which produces MADLESQVAPSNLRKERTSNCFIYCLVGFMILCSAVLVFAVLILHIKPPEVKLRLINVKDLNDSPWPPSFNTTLAAEMTVKNPNFGVYEFEPSTVSFLYCGSRVGSSVLVMGEAKGKKTAKVSFGVDVRSNRLPEGPNTLISDIDSGMVKLSGSGTVSGRFTLWKIIKKRMTGKMDCTMTLVVKSKTIKGLVCR; this is translated from the coding sequence ATGGCAGATTTAGAGAGCCAGGTAGCACCAAGCAACCTCCGCAAAGAAAGAACCAGCAACTGCTTCATCTACTGTTTGGTGGGGTTCATGATCTTATGCTCTGCCGTCTTGGTTTTCGCAGTACTTATTCTCCATATCAAACCTCCCGAGGTCAAACTGAGATTAATCAACGTAAAGGACCTCAACGACTCACCTTGGCCTCCTTCCTTTAACACAACTTTGGCTGCGGAGATGACTGTGAAGAACCCTAACTTCGGGGTCTACGAGTTCGAGCCGAGCACGGTGAGTTTCTTGTACTGTGGAAGCAGAGTCGGGAGTTCAGTATTGGTGATGGGGGAAGCTAAAGGAAAAAAGACAGCGAAGGTGAGTTTTGGGGTTGATGTGAGGTCGAATAGGCTACCGGAAGGGCCTAATACTCTGATCAGCGATATTGATTCCGGGATGGTGAAGCTAAGCGGCTCTGGCACGGTGAGTGGTAGGTTTACATTGTGGAAGATTATAAAAAAGAGGATGACGGGCAAGATGGATTGCACGATGACGTTGGTTGTGAAGAGTAAGACCATCAAGGGTCTAGTATGCAGATAA
- the LOC133744901 gene encoding late embryogenesis abundant protein At1g64065-like, with protein sequence MADKNQQVYPLAPANGYVRSDGESLSEDELKRKKRIKCFAYIGIFIVFQIAVMTVFGLTVMKVKTPKVRLGTITITDFTSSNTAPSFNTTFNTQIRVKNTNWGPYKFDQGTVTFMYQNTAIGTVNVPKGKAGMRGTKKINVNVSLNTEALTTASTLVSELNGGVLTLNSEATLTGKVELMLIMKKKKSATMSCTIKIDVSGKKVNSLECK encoded by the coding sequence atggctGACAAGAACCAACAAGTTTATCCTTTGGCTCCGGCTAACGGGTACGTAAGAAGTGATGGAGAGTCTTTGTCCGAAGATGAGCTCAAGCGCAAGAAGAGAATCAAGTGCTTTGCTTATATTGGTATTTTCATTGTGTTCCAGATCGCAGTAATGACCGTGTTTGGTCTCACTGTGATGAAAGTCAAGACCCCCAAGGTTAGACTCGGCACAATCACCATCACAGACTTCACCTCTTCCAATACAGCGCCTTCATTCAACACAACCTTCAACACCCAAATCAGGGTCAAGAACACCAACTGGGGTCCTTACAAGTTCGACCAAGGCACCGTGACATTCATGTACCAAAATACAGCTATTGGGACAGTCAATGTACCCAAGGGCAAGGCCGGGATGCGTGGCACCAAGAAGATCAACGTGAATGTGAGCTTGAACACCGAAGCATTGACGACCGCCTCTACCCTCGTCAGTGAATTGAACGGCGGAGTTTTGACACTGAATAGCGAAGCAACATTAACCGGAAAGGTTGAGTTGATGTTgatcatgaagaagaagaagtctgcGACTATGAGCTGCACCATAAAAATTGATGTGTCCGGGAAGAAAGTCAATAGTTTAGAATGCAAGTGA
- the LOC133744075 gene encoding late embryogenesis abundant protein At1g64065-like, with translation MADQESQVWPLAPGKLHQRSDENPTFKAIRRERSNKCFVYVFSGIVLFSIAILVFALLVLRVKLPEIKLRSVTVKNLKYSSWPPSFNTSLSAQMTVKNPNFGDYEFVPTTVSFLYGGSKVGSTKVVKGQAKGKKTGRVSFGVDLRSNKLPEGANNLTSDINSGMLKLTGTGKVSGKVTLWKIINKRKTGKMDCTMTLVLKSKTIKDLVCR, from the coding sequence ATGGCAGATCAAGAAAGCCAGGTCTGGCCCTTGGCGCCGGGCAAGCTACACCAAAGAAGCGACGAAAATCCCACGTTCAAAGCCATACGCCGAGAGAGAAGCAACAAGTGCTTCGTCTACGTTTTCTCCGGCATCGTCCTCTTCAGCATCGCCATCTTGGTTTTCGCGCTGCTCGTTCTCCGAGTCAAGTTGCCGGAGATCAAACTGAGATCCGTCACCGTGAAGAATCTCAAGTACTCGTCTTGGCCGCCTTCGTTCAACACATCTTTGTCTGCACAAATGACAGTGAAGAATCCAAACTTCGGGGACTATGAGTTTGTGCCGACCACGGTGAGTTTCTTGTACGGAGGAAGCAAAGTTGGGAGCACGAAAGTGGTGAAGGGGCAAGCCAAAGGGAAGAAGACTGGGAGGGTGAGTTTTGGGGTTGATTTGAGGTCGAACAAGCTGCCGGAGGGGGCTAATAATCTGACGAGTGATATAAATTCCGGGATGTTGAAGCTGACCGGCACCGGCAAAGTGAGTGGTAAAGTGACTTTGTGGAAGATTATAAACAAGAGAAAGACGGGGAAGATGGATTGCACCATGACGCTTGTTTTGAAGAGTAAGACCATCAAGGATTTGGTGTGCAGATAA